The Bacteroidota bacterium genome contains a region encoding:
- a CDS encoding TlpA disulfide reductase family protein, with protein sequence MKASKIIVLLFFLFTLPILPQQDRIRAELPMLTDVDDFGPHLTRFKKKPDKALKLPLIDTAGARFFSAFYTFKSDNPEISVMVIPKDSGEELYIDMNRDYDLTNDNSPFIFPYNQVNFTFDIISRDDPSQKTKILLQRRPDNFDSLSYRYVDSSGNLNPHFLKFYSNFIQDNDFTGKHGTFYFDNPLGLRRGEIALSNNKYQIGIFDYDNNGLFNDDDDLLLIDRNNSGKLEIDATTNVFKLNDIFTVGQESYKITMINKYGHWLEIRNTEEEPTFYYLKHLDSLNRMYSESNMPLDSISMYKNSGTTLIDEDVWNISATTIDGNAISFNKYKGKYVLLNFWGEWCKPCIGEIPELVKANSDYGTNKLQIISFLYTSKLEDARTVIKEKGITWPQISLSEPIQNKFKIKSYPTNILIFPDGKTCVQYGIVNRFFFNRYIE encoded by the coding sequence TTGAAAGCCAGTAAAATAATCGTTTTGTTATTTTTTTTATTTACACTGCCTATTTTACCACAGCAAGACCGCATACGAGCCGAACTTCCTATGCTAACTGACGTAGATGATTTCGGACCTCATCTTACCAGATTTAAAAAAAAACCAGACAAGGCGTTAAAGCTTCCTTTGATTGATACAGCAGGAGCAAGATTTTTTTCAGCTTTCTATACTTTTAAGTCTGACAATCCCGAGATCTCAGTTATGGTTATCCCCAAAGACAGCGGAGAGGAGTTGTATATTGATATGAATCGTGACTACGATTTAACCAACGATAATTCTCCTTTTATTTTTCCATATAATCAAGTTAATTTTACTTTTGATATTATTTCAAGAGACGATCCAAGTCAAAAGACAAAAATATTATTACAACGCAGACCCGATAATTTTGATAGTTTATCATACAGGTATGTTGATAGTTCCGGTAACCTTAACCCACATTTTCTTAAATTTTACAGCAATTTTATTCAAGATAATGATTTCACAGGCAAGCACGGCACATTTTATTTTGATAATCCTCTCGGATTAAGACGCGGTGAAATCGCTCTCAGTAATAATAAATACCAAATCGGGATTTTTGATTACGACAATAATGGATTATTTAATGATGATGACGACCTTTTATTAATCGATCGAAACAACAGTGGAAAATTAGAGATTGATGCAACAACGAATGTATTTAAATTGAACGACATTTTCACGGTAGGTCAAGAATCTTACAAGATTACGATGATTAATAAATACGGTCATTGGTTGGAAATCCGGAATACTGAAGAAGAACCTACTTTCTACTATTTAAAACACCTCGATTCACTGAACAGAATGTACAGTGAGAGCAATATGCCCCTCGACAGTATTAGTATGTATAAAAACTCCGGAACCACTTTGATAGACGAAGATGTCTGGAACATTAGTGCAACCACAATAGACGGCAATGCAATAAGTTTTAATAAATATAAAGGCAAGTATGTACTATTAAACTTTTGGGGTGAATGGTGTAAGCCGTGTATTGGCGAAATCCCTGAACTTGTAAAAGCAAATTCAGACTATGGTACAAACAAGTTACAAATAATAAGTTTTTTGTATACGTCTAAATTGGAAGATGCAAGGACTGTAATCAAAGAAAAGGGCATTACATGGCCGCAGATCTCTTTGTCGGAACCAATTCAAAATAAGTTCAAGATAAAATCGTATCCTACTAATATTCTAATATTTCCCGACGGCAAAACATGCGTACAATATGGAATTGTAAACAGGTTTTTCTTTAATAGGTATATTGAGTAA
- a CDS encoding prolyl oligopeptidase family serine peptidase: MNNSKLFTFLINVLLIYLLFSLPLLAQDRKEESTTTDKLINKKFESLEHRLDELEKAVDDILWYNKVGDVANIDKVFIVGPPPAYVPNPTAMGANNPVKFWTYIFIPQKIDRSKKYPLLVLPHGGVHANFTTYYTHIIRELMAQGYIVVAPEYRGSTGYGKSFYEKIDYGGLEIEDNNASKNYMIENYDFVDKNRIGVIGWSHGGLIALMDIFQHPDDYQVAFAGVPVSDLVARMGYYDDEYRKEFSAKYHIGKTAQDNVEEYRKRSPVNHADKLKTPLLIHTNTNDDDVNVLEVEHLIRALKAAGKKFDYEIFKDAPGGHSFDRIDTKLAKETRLKIYKFLAEYLKPPFPFKSVADLERAGYR; encoded by the coding sequence ATGAATAATTCAAAGCTGTTCACCTTTTTAATTAATGTGTTATTAATCTATCTTCTTTTTTCCCTTCCCCTCCTTGCACAGGATAGAAAAGAAGAAAGCACAACCACCGATAAGCTAATCAATAAAAAATTTGAGTCGCTAGAACACCGTCTCGATGAATTGGAAAAAGCTGTCGATGATATACTTTGGTACAACAAAGTAGGCGACGTTGCCAACATCGACAAAGTGTTTATCGTAGGTCCACCGCCTGCTTATGTTCCTAATCCAACGGCAATGGGCGCGAACAACCCTGTTAAATTTTGGACTTACATTTTCATCCCGCAGAAAATCGACCGGAGTAAAAAATATCCGCTTCTCGTTTTACCTCACGGCGGTGTGCACGCAAACTTCACAACTTACTACACTCACATAATCCGTGAATTAATGGCGCAGGGTTATATTGTGGTTGCGCCTGAATACCGCGGAAGCACCGGCTACGGTAAAAGTTTCTACGAAAAAATCGATTACGGCGGATTAGAAATCGAAGACAACAATGCAAGCAAAAATTACATGATCGAGAATTACGATTTCGTAGATAAAAATCGCATAGGTGTAATTGGTTGGAGCCATGGCGGATTAATTGCACTAATGGACATTTTCCAACATCCCGACGACTATCAGGTAGCATTCGCCGGTGTGCCGGTAAGCGACCTTGTTGCACGTATGGGTTATTACGACGATGAATACCGGAAAGAATTTTCGGCAAAATATCATATCGGTAAAACTGCTCAGGATAATGTTGAAGAATACCGAAAACGTTCGCCCGTCAATCATGCTGATAAACTCAAAACACCGCTTCTTATACACACCAACACAAACGACGACGACGTTAATGTGTTGGAAGTCGAACACTTGATTCGTGCTTTGAAAGCTGCGGGTAAAAAATTCGATTACGAAATTTTCAAGGATGCACCCGGCGGACACAGTTTCGACCGTATTGATACAAAGTTAGCAAAGGAAACGCGATTGAAGATTTACAAATTCCTCGCCGAGTATTTGAAGCCGCCTTTTCCTTTTAAGTCGGTTGCTGATTTGGAGAGAGCGGGATATAGATAG
- the yhdJ gene encoding adenine-specific DNA-methyltransferase, protein MKVFEKNGHKIVWGEAIEALATIKDNSVDLIFADPPYNIGKKFVDFPDRWESDSSYLNWCYKWLQLCIKKLKPNGSLYVMTATQNMPYFDLFLRDRLIILSRIVWYYDSSSVQARKYFGSLYEPILHCVKDEKDYTFNANDILVEAKTGAVRKLIDYRKSVPTVYNSKKVPGNVWHIPRVRYRMDEYEIHPTQKPTALLERIIKASSNEGELVVDPFSGTFTTSHVAKQLKRKSIGIEINEDYVKIGLRRLQIASEFNGEPLRRERKTYQPPIDEKQTTLSLFEKKAKWNTSSRKRSKVS, encoded by the coding sequence ATGAAGGTATTTGAGAAGAATGGTCACAAAATAGTTTGGGGCGAGGCTATAGAGGCACTTGCCACAATTAAAGACAATTCTGTTGATCTGATTTTTGCCGATCCACCTTACAATATTGGAAAGAAATTTGTCGATTTTCCTGATCGGTGGGAATCAGATAGTTCGTATTTAAACTGGTGTTACAAATGGCTTCAATTGTGCATAAAGAAGTTAAAACCCAACGGATCGCTGTATGTAATGACAGCCACTCAGAATATGCCCTACTTCGATCTTTTCCTCAGAGACAGGCTCATTATTTTATCTCGAATCGTCTGGTACTACGACAGTTCAAGTGTTCAAGCCCGCAAGTATTTTGGTTCTTTATATGAGCCGATACTACACTGCGTTAAGGACGAGAAAGACTATACCTTCAATGCTAACGATATTCTGGTCGAAGCAAAGACTGGAGCTGTGCGGAAGCTAATTGATTATAGGAAATCAGTCCCGACCGTGTATAACTCAAAGAAAGTCCCGGGAAACGTTTGGCATATTCCACGAGTAAGATACCGAATGGATGAATACGAAATTCATCCGACTCAAAAACCCACAGCATTATTAGAGAGGATCATCAAGGCAAGCAGCAACGAGGGCGAACTAGTGGTTGATCCGTTCTCTGGCACCTTCACAACTTCACACGTTGCAAAACAACTCAAAAGGAAATCAATCGGAATTGAAATCAATGAAGACTATGTAAAGATTGGATTACGTCGATTGCAGATTGCTTCAGAGTTCAACGGTGAACCTCTACGCAGAGAGCGGAAAACATATCAGCCGCCAATAGACGAAAAACAAACTACACTCTCCCTATTTGAAAAGAAAGCCAAATGGAACACGAGTTCACGAAAACGATCAAAAGTATCCTAG
- a CDS encoding restriction endonuclease, producing the protein MEHEFTKTIKSILEKNFPKSSEAVFSRSVLIQYFNIKTKSANKGSKSRGSFANLYAIYFLVEDYIAKGFHRSGNYNNYEGAIFSTLFNRQRELPFGQKLQNHALNHRMNEEFKKFFPNCEYIPVLRDPNTNRYWINQHLLKLGIRSMKNDLSVSIIEIITAYIEAKRSAFDRFIKFCEGAEKFKEQELVEFITGLLGSTVDARIFEIVSYSILKYYYHNQKLYWGFDPVYLQEDNLKLYKTGRTNANDGGVDFVMKPLGRFFQVTETVDVKKYFLDIDKIEKYPITFVVKSSDSNDTIKHKIQEQAERQYSIKAIVSRYMSCIEEIINIPELLIKFQSTIDQGFLNDILNEIIKQSKVEFNYDEDDYDFSEYDNGKESEDS; encoded by the coding sequence ATGGAACACGAGTTCACGAAAACGATCAAAAGTATCCTAGAGAAAAACTTTCCTAAGTCATCGGAGGCGGTCTTTTCAAGGAGCGTGCTTATTCAGTATTTCAATATTAAGACCAAGTCGGCCAACAAAGGTTCCAAATCGAGAGGGAGTTTTGCCAATCTTTACGCAATCTATTTTTTGGTCGAAGATTACATTGCAAAAGGATTCCACAGATCAGGCAATTACAATAATTATGAGGGTGCGATATTCTCAACTCTATTTAATAGACAGAGAGAACTTCCATTCGGTCAAAAATTGCAAAATCACGCACTCAATCACCGAATGAACGAGGAGTTTAAAAAGTTCTTCCCAAACTGCGAATATATCCCCGTCCTTCGAGATCCTAATACAAATCGATACTGGATCAATCAGCATCTTCTCAAACTCGGTATTAGGTCCATGAAAAATGATCTTTCGGTGTCTATAATAGAAATAATCACCGCTTACATTGAGGCAAAGAGAAGTGCGTTTGACCGCTTTATCAAATTCTGTGAAGGGGCAGAGAAATTCAAAGAACAAGAACTTGTAGAATTTATCACAGGTTTGTTGGGGTCAACAGTAGATGCACGCATTTTTGAAATAGTAAGCTACAGCATCCTCAAGTATTACTATCACAATCAAAAACTCTACTGGGGTTTTGATCCCGTGTACCTCCAAGAAGATAATCTTAAACTCTACAAGACGGGACGCACGAACGCAAACGACGGCGGTGTTGATTTCGTGATGAAACCATTGGGGCGTTTTTTTCAGGTTACGGAGACTGTGGACGTAAAGAAATATTTTTTAGACATCGACAAGATTGAGAAATACCCGATAACGTTCGTTGTGAAGTCATCTGATTCAAATGATACTATAAAACATAAAATACAGGAACAAGCGGAGAGACAGTATTCAATCAAAGCTATTGTCTCTCGATATATGTCCTGCATCGAAGAAATCATCAACATCCCTGAATTACTTATCAAGTTTCAATCGACAATCGATCAGGGTTTTTTGAACGACATACTCAACGAGATTATTAAACAAAGCAAAGTTGAATTCAACTACGACGAAGACGATTACGATTTCAGCGAATATGATAATGGAAAGGAATCGGAAGATAGTTGA
- the thyX gene encoding FAD-dependent thymidylate synthase, which translates to MAHVINPKAEEILDKEFKCLNAGFVRLVDYMGGDESIVQAARVSYGKGTKTVSEDRILLRYLMRHLHTTPFEMVELKFHVKLPIFVARQWIRHRTANVNELSGRYSIMKDEFYAPSEDAIKGQSVKNKQGRSEEEVPAELRRKVLDTILLDQQSSYKRYEEFLDDNIARELARINLPLSLYTEWYWKIDLHNLLHFLHLRMDRHAQFEIRVYAEIIGGIVKCVAPMASEAFEDYVLSAERFSKAELTVIASLLDIDKITKESIASKGLTGLEADEFLEKLRRI; encoded by the coding sequence ATGGCTCACGTTATAAACCCAAAAGCAGAAGAAATTTTAGATAAAGAATTTAAGTGTTTGAATGCAGGCTTCGTCCGCCTCGTTGATTACATGGGGGGCGATGAATCAATCGTGCAAGCAGCTCGCGTCTCATACGGGAAAGGAACTAAAACAGTGAGCGAAGACCGCATACTGCTTCGTTATTTGATGCGGCATTTACACACAACACCGTTCGAGATGGTTGAGTTGAAATTTCATGTAAAGCTTCCTATATTCGTCGCACGGCAATGGATACGCCATCGTACAGCAAACGTGAATGAGCTTTCGGGTCGCTACTCAATTATGAAGGACGAGTTCTATGCACCGTCGGAGGATGCGATTAAAGGACAGAGCGTAAAAAATAAACAAGGAAGGTCGGAGGAAGAGGTTCCGGCAGAGCTTCGGCGTAAAGTCCTTGATACAATCTTGTTAGATCAACAATCCAGTTACAAACGTTACGAAGAATTTTTAGACGACAACATCGCACGCGAGCTTGCCCGCATCAACCTTCCCCTCTCACTCTATACGGAATGGTATTGGAAAATTGACCTGCACAATTTATTGCATTTTCTACATTTGCGTATGGATAGACATGCGCAGTTCGAAATCCGTGTTTATGCAGAAATAATTGGAGGGATAGTAAAATGTGTTGCACCGATGGCATCGGAAGCTTTTGAAGACTACGTTCTATCTGCGGAACGGTTCTCTAAAGCTGAACTTACAGTTATTGCCAGTCTTCTCGACATTGATAAAATTACAAAGGAATCAATCGCAAGTAAAGGTTTAACTGGACTTGAAGCAGATGAATTTTTAGAAAAGTTGAGGAGAATATGA